In Marinifilum sp. JC120, the sequence TTTGCTCCGGATAAGCTTCGTCGTGATCCTAATGTGCTCGAGCTTACACGCGAAATCAACGAGGCTGGAAAGGTTGTGGCTCATATCTGTCATGGTGGATGGATCCCTATTTCCGCCAAGATCATGCAGGGCTACAAATGCACCTCCACACCCGGCATCAAGGACGACCTTGAAAACGCTGGTGCCACATGGATAGACGAAGAAGTGGTCGTTGACCGTAATCAGGTTTCATCCCGCAAACCGGATGATCTGCCCGCCTTTTGCCGCGAAATTATCAAACTCGCCGCCAAGTAGTAAAAAATATTACTTTATTATGATGCCTCCCCGCGCTATATGCAAAGCATAATAAAAGAACTGATTCGTCGCATCTAAGTCTCTATTATTCATAAGTGATATTTTTTGGGAACAGCGGCGAAGCCTAATAAAAGTTTTAGGAGAGTCCAGAGAACCCTTTTTCAAAAGGGTTTTCTGGCCCCCGGAGGGCTGCCGGAGGCAAATGCACAAACTAATCTCTGAATTTTACAGAATATTTATCAGGCCGGTTGATCCGGGCCTATTCATTACCAAGTACGCTTCTAAATCTATTTGTGCCTGTCTTGTGGCCTTGTTGCTGGCCTATCTGGTCGGGATGAGCAATAAATTCCTGCAATGGTCCGTGTATGGCTCAATGGTGGTGGTCATCTTCCGTGCCGGTAGCACCCTTGCTAAGCGTAAGGTTGTGGCCCGATGGTTAGTACTTGCGGTGATGTGCCTTGTTCCTGTTTCAACTATGGTCGGTAATTATCCATATTTGCTGGAAATTTATCTTTTTATCTTGGCTTTTGCGGTCTTCTTTGCGCCTGTGCTTGGTGTGGCCGCGGCTACTGCAGCTATCGGGACACTTATCGTCAACTTGCTGGCCCTGACCTCGCCGGAGACATTGCTTATTGGGCTGGAACGATCCGGGGCGGTGCTTTTCGGGGCAACTGTCTCTTACCTTTTCATTTT encodes:
- a CDS encoding type 1 glutamine amidotransferase encodes the protein MKLTGQRVLMFIDNVFEDMELLYPYYRLIEEGAEVVVAGPEYGEIYTGKNGYPFRSTAAIEDMNAADFDLLVIAGGFAPDKLRRDPNVLELTREINEAGKVVAHICHGGWIPISAKIMQGYKCTSTPGIKDDLENAGATWIDEEVVVDRNQVSSRKPDDLPAFCREIIKLAAK